The Prosthecobacter fusiformis genomic sequence GAGCCGCGCAAGCACCATGTTGTGCAGTCCTGGCGCACCCCGTTTGTCACGGCGGATGAAAGCCCGCATACGAAGAGCCAAACCTTCCTCAGCAAGATCGGCAATGCAGAGATCGTGCGCTGCATGGCCGAGTGCAATGGCGTGCTAACCCTCCTTGCGAAAGACGATTCCTTCTCCGGTCTCTATGTCGAACTGGCCCGCGCTGCAGGTGACATTGCCGACAGTTACTTTTGGGTGGACCGCGAGGAAGCTCATCAGCTGAAAGAATCTCTCCTTGAGATCAAGACCACAGCCGAAGCCGCCCTGGGTGAGTTTGAAAAAGTCAGCCGCATGCGCAAGGCGGCTGCCGATCAGACGGAGACACTGCAAGCGGAGGTAAACAAGAACCTCAGCGCGGCCACCGGCAGTGCTCCTGACAACATCCTCGCGTATGTCCATTTGTTGGCGACCTTGCGTGGGCTTCGCGGTCAGATCATCGCCCTACGGGACGTGCGTTACGTGGACCTTGAAACCATCACCCGCATGGACACGGGTGTGGCGGAGGCCACAGACAAGCTGTCTGAAAAATGTGTGGCCTTTTTGCTGCTGCCTGAAGCGCTGGATCCATACCGAAAACAGATCACCGAGCAGCAGTCTCGAGTTCCCACGCTGAACAAGGTCACGGACGCGCAAGAGGTTGAAGAGGCATTGGCGAAATCCAGCAGCGAGTTGGAAATGCTCACCGGCATTGTCAGCAGCCTGAAGATCAAAGATGCCACGGAGACCACCCGCATCATTGAGGCCATTTCCACCCTGTTTGCCCAGCTCAATCAGGTGCGCTCGGTATTGAAAAACCGCCGCAATGACTTGGCCAAGGTGGAAGGATCCGCGCAGTTCCAGGCTCAGCTCAGCCTGTTGAACCAGAGCGTCCTCAACTACCTCGAAGTCGCGACCACTCCAGAGAAGTGTGATGAATCACTCACTCGGGTGATGGTGCAGATCGAGGAACTGGAAAGCCGTTTTTCGGACTTCGATGAATACGCCGCCGAGCTCACCACGAAGCGTGAGGAGATTCACAATGCCTTCGAAGCCCGGCGGCTGTCCCTGGCGGATGCACGCAACCGCCGCGCCCAGTCGTTAGGCCAGTCTGCGGAGCGCATCCTCACCAGTGTCCGCAACCGCCTTGCCGCCTTTGCAAAACCTGAGGAAGTGCACTCCTGGCTGGCAGGTGATGCCATGGTGGCCAAGCTGCGCGACCTCATTGAGGAATTGCGCAAGCTGGGTGACAGCGTCCGTGCTGATGAACTCCAGACAAAGCTGAAGACTCTCCAGCAAGATTCGCTCAAGGAGATCCGCGACAAGGCGGAACTCTTTGCTGACGGCGGAGATCTTATCCAGCTCGGCAAGCACAAGTTCAGTGTCAACCGTCAGCCCCTGGAGCTGACTATCCTGCCGCGTGAAGAAGGCCTGGCCTTCCATCTCACCGGTACACGTTATTTTGAAAAACTAGTTCAGCCGGAACTTGAGGCGCTCAAACCCGTATGGGACCAGCCGGTCGTTTCAGAAAATGCGGAGGTCTATCGCGCCGAATACCTCGCCTGGAAGTTCCTGCAAACAGGCGGCGAATTCTCTCCCCAGGCCATTCATGATTTCATGGCCCAGCGTTATCATGAAGGATATACTAAGGGTGTGCATGATCACGATGCCGCCCTGATCCTGCAACCGTTGCAGGAGATGCAAAAGGCGCTCGGTCTGCTGACTCATTCTCCTTTGGTGCGGGGGCTTGCACTGATGGTGTGGCATGCCTGGGAAGATGCGGAGGAAAAACAGGCGCTCGCTGCCCGCATGACCGCCAAAGGCAGGATGCGTGATTTGTTAGGCCAAACCTCGGTTGAGGTGAATCCGGCCCTGGCCCAGCGTGTCGCTACAGACTGCCAGCGACTCACCACCATCCCTGTTATCCAGGGCAGCAGTTCATCTTCGCTCCATACCGCCGTTGCCGCTTGCCTCACCGATGAGCTTCAACACCTCAACGGCAAACATCCAGCTCTTCCATTTACCCGTTTCACATCCGCCGTTGAGCTTCTTCGCTCCTTCCGAAAGGAACTCACTGTTAAACGTGCCGCCAAGGATTTCGATGACAGCCTGGACGCCCTCGCTTCACAGCCATGGCTCGCCTTTGAAATTGCACTCGACTGGCTGCGCGCCTTGCATGCCGATGTGGAGACAGGCATCCTGGTGGAGGCTGCAGCCCTCCTCGTCCTCAAAGATCAGCCACCCGCTGCCCTACCTCCATCTCCCGCCTCACAGGCCACGCTCACCGGTTTCACAGGTGCACATCCACGCATTCACGATGGAAAGATGGAGCTCGATTATCACGAGTTCACCTCGCGCCTGCGCCGGTATGAGCAAAGCGTCGTGCCGGACTATGAGCGCTTTCAAAAACTGAAGCACGACCTCGCGCAAGAGCGCCGCACCCAGCTCCGCCTGGACCAGTTCAAGGCTGGCGTCCTGAGCTCCTTTGTGCGCAACCGTCTCATGGACCAAGTTTACCTCCCCATCATCGGGGCCAACCTCGCCAAACAGATCGGTGCCGTGGGCAATGATACCCGCACGGACCGCATGGGCCTGCTGCTTCTCATTTCACCTCCAGGGTATGGCAAGACCACCCTCATGGAATACGTGGCCAGCCGGCTGGGCATCACC encodes the following:
- a CDS encoding DNA repair ATPase; the protein is MTDPVSTPQAPSAKLEAGAYEVIRQRLDKHGAELQRRLEALNADRKAEFGGIDTALLATTRLTTDNNCVPQDMVAIGPKRFLFGYNVLLGLRTQMHVADVFGVYDFQAEDHSFHPNKADLLADKNFAEDFDYLYRYYKNASFLKFHRIGPHLYMGMQVGRDTTEIKAFKWLVDDDDGTLQYLGNRFDHEFIFPTHQEFEWKRARREMYRHGLHPHISIEDRVFVETVGGDLTVKVENNTETGRGIYSEPVDNADQTLDDAEVHYAIVGNLILMKVLPYQEKTWRYLVFNERTREAHRIDSIAESCVLLPDGHGIIFPHGYVLQTGEVKRFDTGLPPMRFERRIVAANGEDTLFVFSHLESGSYLLLSYNLISQGVATPIICHGYSLFPSGELILFQGDAEPRKHHVVQSWRTPFVTADESPHTKSQTFLSKIGNAEIVRCMAECNGVLTLLAKDDSFSGLYVELARAAGDIADSYFWVDREEAHQLKESLLEIKTTAEAALGEFEKVSRMRKAAADQTETLQAEVNKNLSAATGSAPDNILAYVHLLATLRGLRGQIIALRDVRYVDLETITRMDTGVAEATDKLSEKCVAFLLLPEALDPYRKQITEQQSRVPTLNKVTDAQEVEEALAKSSSELEMLTGIVSSLKIKDATETTRIIEAISTLFAQLNQVRSVLKNRRNDLAKVEGSAQFQAQLSLLNQSVLNYLEVATTPEKCDESLTRVMVQIEELESRFSDFDEYAAELTTKREEIHNAFEARRLSLADARNRRAQSLGQSAERILTSVRNRLAAFAKPEEVHSWLAGDAMVAKLRDLIEELRKLGDSVRADELQTKLKTLQQDSLKEIRDKAELFADGGDLIQLGKHKFSVNRQPLELTILPREEGLAFHLTGTRYFEKLVQPELEALKPVWDQPVVSENAEVYRAEYLAWKFLQTGGEFSPQAIHDFMAQRYHEGYTKGVHDHDAALILQPLQEMQKALGLLTHSPLVRGLALMVWHAWEDAEEKQALAARMTAKGRMRDLLGQTSVEVNPALAQRVATDCQRLTTIPVIQGSSSSSLHTAVAACLTDELQHLNGKHPALPFTRFTSAVELLRSFRKELTVKRAAKDFDDSLDALASQPWLAFEIALDWLRALHADVETGILVEAAALLVLKDQPPAALPPSPASQATLTGFTGAHPRIHDGKMELDYHEFTSRLRRYEQSVVPDYERFQKLKHDLAQERRTQLRLDQFKAGVLSSFVRNRLMDQVYLPIIGANLAKQIGAVGNDTRTDRMGLLLLISPPGYGKTTLMEYVASRLGITLVKINGPAIGHKVTSLDPAEAPNASAREEVEKLNLSLEMGDNVMIYLDDIQHTNPEFLQKFISLCDGTRRIEGVFQGKARTYDLRGRKVAVVMAGNPYTEVGGKFQVPDMLANRADTYNLGDILGGHEAAFKDSYIENCLTSNPALARVAARSHKDAMAALKIAMTGNREGIEFEGNQSAEDVNDCVAVMEKLLKVREVILRVNQEYIRSAAMEDAYRTEPPFKLQGSYRNMNKISEKIQPLMTAAEVHSIIEDHYRGESQTLSQSAEANLLKWREINDLASDADKARWTEIKRTFGRNLLAGGSGENDPVSRITGQMSAFTAGLEKIEQAVSHPTLSDVSIAHLQKIIEGLRAVPVTVEIKVQPVEKHEEDDLPVDVQSSVKQSG